A genomic window from Pelagicoccus albus includes:
- a CDS encoding urease accessory protein UreD: MKPASQPVPSRQSVSGHLRLRCERNNAGVSYLAKKEFKSPIHISKPYWDENSLLLNLMCPTAGMLGGDKVELEVSVGPGASLTLSNPSSLRIHKMDAGSEANWNQSFRVSRDAFLENNPEWLILQGESTFTQRSSIDVEEGGELFFIEAIAPGRIAHQESFAFRQFSNRLAFRYQNKLALLEKHCISPELGTSAAWDNELGGKHPFYISILLASPKLDSSSSLWSEIRELQQDKVRIGSSSLAQKSTWCVKILAADPIAARSVLKSVRDSFYREIGRSPASLRR, from the coding sequence TTGAAACCTGCCTCGCAGCCTGTCCCTTCTCGCCAAAGCGTTTCCGGGCATCTTCGTTTGAGATGCGAGCGGAACAACGCTGGCGTGAGCTATCTTGCTAAGAAGGAATTCAAATCTCCGATACACATCAGCAAACCCTATTGGGATGAGAACAGCCTGCTTCTCAATCTCATGTGTCCCACTGCTGGCATGTTGGGCGGAGACAAGGTTGAACTGGAAGTTTCCGTCGGGCCGGGAGCATCACTCACGCTATCAAACCCGTCATCTCTGCGCATCCACAAAATGGATGCCGGCAGCGAAGCGAATTGGAATCAATCCTTTCGAGTATCCCGCGATGCTTTTCTGGAAAACAATCCCGAGTGGCTCATCCTGCAGGGGGAGAGCACGTTCACCCAACGAAGCTCCATCGACGTCGAAGAAGGAGGCGAGCTTTTCTTTATCGAAGCCATCGCCCCAGGAAGAATTGCCCATCAGGAATCATTTGCCTTCCGACAATTCAGCAACCGCCTCGCCTTCCGCTATCAGAACAAACTGGCACTGCTGGAAAAACACTGCATCAGCCCAGAACTCGGAACGTCGGCAGCCTGGGATAACGAACTGGGTGGAAAACATCCCTTCTATATCTCAATCCTCTTGGCATCCCCAAAATTAGACTCTTCTAGCAGTCTTTGGAGCGAGATACGCGAGCTCCAACAGGACAAGGTTCGCATCGGATCGAGCTCCTTAGCCCAAAAGTCGACTTGGTGCGTTAAGATTCTGGCCGCTGACCCTATCGCGGCCCGATCCGTTCTTAAATCCGTGCGGGATTCCTTCTACCGAGAAATCGGCAGATCGCCTGCCTCGTTAAGACGGTAG
- the sufU gene encoding Fe-S cluster assembly sulfur transfer protein SufU — translation MNPDLQNLYKQTLLKHSKNPLNNYEIEHSHSATKRNPLCGDEITVYQDRDEQSRVAFTAQACSICLASASMMTEKLSELDPTDHKSFAEDFVSKFKDRSKQLDLGGELESLSGVQAFPSRIRCATLPWETFLEIKKEE, via the coding sequence TTGAATCCAGACCTCCAAAATCTGTACAAGCAAACCTTGCTAAAACATAGCAAGAATCCGCTTAACAACTACGAAATAGAACACAGCCACTCCGCCACGAAGAGAAACCCTCTTTGCGGAGACGAGATTACCGTCTATCAGGACAGGGATGAGCAAAGTCGCGTCGCCTTTACCGCTCAGGCATGCTCTATCTGCCTAGCTTCCGCGTCGATGATGACGGAAAAGCTATCCGAGCTGGACCCCACCGATCACAAATCCTTCGCCGAGGATTTCGTATCCAAGTTCAAAGACAGATCCAAGCAACTCGACCTCGGTGGAGAATTGGAATCGCTCTCAGGCGTACAAGCATTCCCAAGCCGAATTCGCTGCGCCACTCTCCCTTGGGAAACGTTTTTAGAAATCAAAAAAGAAGAATAG
- a CDS encoding cysteine desulfurase, protein MNQSEATQPQPPAIPEALASVRADFPILQRTVHGKPLVYLDNAASTQKPQCVIDAITRYYSAENSNIHRGVHLLSTEATGAYEAARGKIAKFLNAADDSEIVFTRGATEAVNLAAYSFVEPKLQAGDEILISSMEHHANIVPWQLLCERTGAILRVIPVTDDCELDLENIDELLNEKTKFFSIVYVSNAIGTVNDVKPLLAKAKQRGIPTLLDAAQAIQHIPIDVQELGCDFLAFSGHKIYGPTGIGALYGRRELLDTMRPYQGGGDMISHVSFEGTTYKEPPSRFEAGTPHIEGAICLGAAIDYLSSVGLQEIEKYESELIEYAEAKLSEIDGLKIIGSPKHRSGAISFTMGDAHPHDIGTVLDTEGVAIRSGHHCCEPLLKRLGVPATARASFSLYNTPDDVDALVAALKKTALLFM, encoded by the coding sequence ATGAATCAGAGCGAAGCCACACAGCCACAACCGCCCGCTATTCCCGAAGCCCTCGCTTCCGTCCGTGCCGACTTCCCAATCCTGCAGCGCACCGTGCACGGCAAGCCACTGGTCTACCTCGACAACGCAGCGTCGACTCAAAAGCCACAGTGCGTCATCGACGCCATCACTCGCTATTATTCCGCGGAAAACTCGAATATCCACCGCGGCGTGCATCTTCTCTCTACCGAGGCCACAGGCGCCTATGAAGCCGCGAGAGGAAAGATAGCAAAATTCCTAAACGCGGCCGACGATTCTGAAATCGTGTTCACCCGGGGCGCTACCGAAGCGGTAAACCTCGCCGCTTACTCTTTTGTGGAACCCAAGCTTCAGGCGGGCGACGAGATCCTCATCTCATCCATGGAACACCACGCCAACATCGTTCCTTGGCAGCTTTTGTGCGAAAGAACAGGAGCGATTCTACGCGTCATTCCCGTTACCGACGATTGCGAACTTGATTTAGAAAACATCGACGAGCTCCTGAACGAGAAAACAAAATTCTTCTCAATCGTCTACGTCTCCAATGCCATTGGAACCGTCAATGACGTGAAGCCGCTTCTGGCCAAAGCCAAACAACGCGGTATCCCCACGCTTCTCGACGCCGCGCAGGCGATTCAGCACATCCCCATCGACGTACAGGAATTGGGATGCGACTTCCTCGCTTTCTCTGGACACAAGATATACGGACCCACAGGGATTGGGGCCTTGTATGGACGTCGCGAACTGTTGGATACAATGCGACCGTATCAAGGCGGTGGCGATATGATATCTCACGTATCTTTCGAAGGCACCACCTACAAGGAACCACCTTCTCGCTTCGAAGCCGGCACACCACACATCGAAGGAGCTATATGCCTCGGGGCAGCCATCGATTACTTATCCTCTGTCGGCTTGCAAGAAATAGAAAAATACGAGTCTGAACTTATCGAATACGCAGAAGCGAAACTTTCAGAGATCGACGGCTTGAAAATCATTGGATCTCCCAAACATCGCTCCGGAGCAATTTCCTTCACGATGGGCGACGCTCATCCTCACGACATAGGAACGGTGCTCGATACCGAAGGCGTAGCGATCCGATCTGGTCACCACTGTTGCGAACCTTTGCTGAAACGTCTCGGAGTGCCAGCGACAGCTCGAGCTTCATTCTCGCTCTACAATACGCCAGATGACGTCGACGCTCTCGTCGCTGCACTGAAGAAGACCGCCCTACTATTCATGTAG
- the ureG gene encoding urease accessory protein UreG yields MNTSRPVRIGIGGPVGSGKTMLLLRLCEALRKEYSLVAITNDIYTREDAEFLVRNEALEADRVMGVETGGCPHTAIRDDTSMNMAAIDELLERHPDTQAVLIESGGDNLSATFSPELVDAFIYVIDVAEGDKIPRKGGPAIQYSDLMIINKIDIAPYVGADLDVMDRDSKKMRGDRPFLFCDLKSHKGLDDVIAWLKKEYLF; encoded by the coding sequence GGCCCAGTAGGTTCCGGAAAAACAATGCTGCTCCTCCGCCTCTGCGAAGCATTGCGAAAAGAATACAGCTTGGTCGCCATCACCAATGACATCTACACGAGAGAAGACGCGGAGTTTCTGGTTCGCAACGAGGCACTCGAGGCAGACCGCGTCATGGGGGTTGAAACAGGAGGCTGTCCCCACACTGCCATTCGTGACGATACTAGCATGAACATGGCAGCCATAGATGAGTTGCTAGAACGCCATCCCGACACGCAGGCGGTACTGATCGAGTCAGGAGGAGACAATCTATCAGCCACCTTTTCGCCCGAGCTGGTAGACGCTTTCATCTACGTCATCGATGTGGCTGAAGGGGACAAGATCCCCCGCAAAGGCGGTCCCGCCATTCAGTACTCCGACTTGATGATCATCAATAAAATCGACATTGCTCCCTACGTGGGGGCAGATCTGGATGTCATGGATCGAGATAGCAAAAAGATGCGGGGCGACCGACCATTTCTATTCTGTGATCTCAAATCCCACAAAGGTCTGGATGACGTGATCGCATGGTTGAAAAAGGAATACCTCTTTTAA
- a CDS encoding DEAD/DEAH box helicase, with protein sequence MPFSGLGLSDPINKALSDLGFEKPTPIQEQAIPLVLQGKDLIGSAQTGTGKTAAFGLPILQRIQPGKPFQCLILEPTRELAAQVEEALKVFAKNLGIKIGLIYGGVKYGGQMKMIEDGAEILVATPGRLLDHLSQGNLSLKEMDYLVLDEVDRMLDMGFLPDVKRIVEKYCSADRQTLLFTATMPAAIKTLTGWVLKDPAIVEIGQNRSAAETVSHAFYPVVERQKYKLLLELLERTHYESVLIFTRTKFNADMITRRLERLEHKVVALHSDRSQSERTAALKGFKDGKYEVLVATDIAARGLDIAGVTHVINYDVPLHAEDYVHRIGRTGRASREGDAFTLLTEDEVKNAAAIEHFIGKKIERKKLEGFNYMYSALFNAQEKTAAAGPRSRLFGRSGR encoded by the coding sequence ATGCCATTTTCAGGACTCGGCTTATCAGACCCCATTAACAAAGCGCTCAGCGATCTCGGATTCGAGAAGCCTACCCCCATTCAAGAGCAAGCGATACCCCTTGTATTGCAAGGCAAGGACTTGATTGGGTCCGCCCAGACCGGAACTGGAAAGACCGCTGCGTTCGGGCTTCCTATCCTACAGCGCATCCAACCTGGAAAGCCATTTCAGTGTCTGATTCTCGAACCAACTCGCGAACTTGCGGCTCAAGTCGAAGAAGCTCTGAAGGTGTTCGCCAAGAACTTAGGCATCAAGATTGGCTTGATCTATGGCGGCGTGAAGTACGGTGGGCAGATGAAAATGATCGAGGATGGAGCCGAGATTTTAGTGGCGACTCCTGGCCGATTGCTTGACCATTTGAGCCAAGGTAACTTGTCGCTCAAAGAGATGGATTACCTCGTACTCGACGAGGTAGACCGGATGCTCGACATGGGCTTTTTGCCTGACGTGAAGCGCATTGTGGAAAAGTACTGTTCCGCAGATCGCCAGACCCTGCTTTTCACGGCGACGATGCCAGCAGCTATCAAGACTCTAACGGGTTGGGTGTTAAAGGATCCTGCCATCGTGGAGATCGGCCAAAATCGCTCGGCTGCTGAGACCGTTAGCCACGCGTTTTATCCGGTTGTGGAGCGTCAGAAGTACAAGCTGCTGCTAGAGCTGCTGGAGCGGACTCACTATGAGAGCGTGCTTATCTTTACGCGTACCAAGTTCAATGCGGACATGATCACGCGTCGCTTGGAGCGTTTAGAACACAAAGTCGTGGCATTGCACTCAGACCGTTCCCAATCCGAACGTACCGCCGCTCTGAAAGGTTTTAAGGACGGCAAGTACGAAGTGCTGGTCGCAACCGATATCGCCGCTCGCGGATTGGATATCGCTGGAGTAACGCACGTCATAAATTACGATGTGCCGCTTCACGCGGAAGACTACGTGCACCGTATTGGACGTACGGGACGCGCCTCTCGCGAAGGAGATGCTTTCACGCTTTTGACGGAAGACGAAGTTAAAAACGCCGCCGCGATCGAGCACTTCATCGGGAAGAAGATCGAGCGCAAGAAGCTTGAGGGCTTCAACTACATGTACTCGGCCCTCTTCAACGCTCAGGAAAAGACGGCTGCGGCCGGTCCGAGATCCCGTCTATTTGGCCGTTCAGGTCGATAG
- a CDS encoding NAD(P)/FAD-dependent oxidoreductase, with translation MSKILVLGGGVSGHTAATFLRKWLGHEHEVTVVTPNRQWNWIPSNIWVGVGKMKKKQVLFDLEPIYRKAGIVYKQALARVIHPEGNSRVTIEYTSEGKAGEREDVAYDFLINATGPKLNFEATPGLGPHGGHTVSVCTADHATEAAERLSSTIAELKQGARKTIVVGTGHGLCTCQGAAFEYLFNVDHELRQAGVRDRVELVWLSNESFLGDFGMGGMHLKQNGFVVSGSIFAESLFTERNIRWILGAHVTEVQEKLVKYELLDGSSEELSFDLAMLLPPFKGVGLKAEDAAGEDITDRLFMPNGLMKVDADYAAKPFEDWSPDDWPRTLQNPEFANIFAVGIAFAPPHTISKPLFSKSGTQITPTPPRTGMPSAMMGKAVAQSIRDMIENGDTEATHTASMAEMGAACVASAGNGFFNGTAVSMTVFPIVPDFKRYPGGGRDLRYTSGEIGLAGHWIKVFLHYAFIWKAKLKPFWRVIPE, from the coding sequence ATGTCTAAAATACTCGTTTTAGGAGGGGGAGTATCGGGCCACACGGCGGCCACGTTTCTCCGGAAGTGGTTGGGGCATGAACATGAAGTCACGGTTGTTACGCCCAATCGGCAATGGAACTGGATACCCTCGAATATTTGGGTGGGCGTGGGGAAAATGAAGAAGAAGCAGGTTCTCTTCGACTTGGAGCCGATTTACCGAAAGGCGGGTATCGTCTACAAGCAGGCTCTCGCTCGAGTGATCCACCCAGAGGGGAACTCTCGAGTGACGATTGAGTATACGAGTGAGGGCAAAGCGGGGGAAAGGGAGGATGTCGCTTATGACTTTCTCATCAACGCGACTGGGCCGAAGCTTAATTTCGAGGCAACGCCAGGATTGGGCCCCCATGGTGGGCATACGGTATCTGTTTGCACGGCGGACCACGCCACGGAGGCGGCTGAGCGACTTTCATCCACGATTGCAGAGCTCAAGCAGGGGGCTCGCAAAACGATCGTGGTGGGTACTGGGCACGGGCTTTGCACCTGTCAGGGTGCGGCTTTCGAGTATTTGTTCAATGTCGACCACGAGTTGCGGCAGGCAGGTGTTCGCGATCGAGTCGAGTTGGTCTGGCTCAGCAACGAGTCCTTCTTGGGCGACTTTGGGATGGGTGGCATGCACCTGAAGCAAAACGGTTTTGTAGTGAGCGGTTCGATCTTTGCGGAGTCGTTGTTTACCGAACGGAATATTCGCTGGATATTGGGCGCCCATGTGACGGAAGTTCAGGAAAAACTGGTGAAGTACGAGTTGCTTGACGGTTCTTCCGAAGAGCTAAGCTTCGATCTGGCAATGCTGTTGCCTCCCTTCAAAGGCGTTGGTCTCAAGGCCGAAGATGCTGCGGGGGAAGACATCACGGATCGATTGTTTATGCCCAATGGGCTGATGAAGGTGGATGCCGACTATGCTGCGAAACCCTTCGAGGATTGGAGTCCAGACGATTGGCCGCGTACCCTGCAAAATCCTGAGTTTGCCAATATTTTCGCGGTCGGGATCGCCTTCGCGCCGCCTCACACGATCTCCAAGCCTTTGTTCAGCAAAAGCGGAACGCAGATCACCCCAACTCCTCCCAGAACGGGAATGCCTTCGGCGATGATGGGAAAAGCGGTAGCGCAGAGCATCAGGGACATGATCGAAAATGGGGATACCGAAGCGACTCATACCGCGAGCATGGCTGAGATGGGCGCGGCGTGTGTGGCATCTGCGGGGAACGGTTTTTTCAACGGCACCGCTGTTTCGATGACCGTTTTCCCAATCGTGCCAGACTTCAAGCGTTACCCCGGGGGAGGGCGAGATCTTCGCTACACGAGCGGGGAGATCGGTTTGGCAGGGCATTGGATAAAAGTCTTTCTACATTACGCCTTTATCTGGAAGGCGAAATTGAAACCGTTTTGGCGCGTGATACCGGAGTGA
- a CDS encoding M1 family metallopeptidase gives MRIKHCVIALGFCGLSLSASAGEKFEQLTGVLPSPSEARLASGAPGPAYWQQEANYVIEVELDETEAMILGSETIEYVNHSPHSLSYLWIQLDQNMFSNHSKGTRSDQGPNFSAKSGEPASIRDSSFRTFLYKRDFEGGVRLGKVADKDGTDLPYTIVETNMRIDLPESLASGDSIVLNIDWEYPIVDEANARRTGRMELDGGDYVYQIAQWYPRMCAYYDEVGWQTKPYLASGEFALEFGKFEVSITVPEDFVVAATGELQNPEEVLSKKERKRLEKAMDSQAPVLIVTEEEAAKKLGSPAKGKATWKFAAESVRDFAFAASRGYIWDAKGVEIGEGKALAMSAFPKEAEAVWGRYSTEAVALTLDVYSDLVYEYPYPVAWSTWGPVGGMEYPMISFQSSWEIEEDGTYTEDVRNYVISVIVHEVGHIWFPMIVNSDERQWMWQDEGFNTFVEDIATTQFDERLKDSYRNSVKRVVERMAKKDDPIIMISADSLTSRGYQAYSKPALGLTLLRESILGRDLFDFAFQEYARRWAFKRPTPADFFRTMEDASGVDLDWFWRAWFYTNDHVDLAVESVESFVLDNGDPETSKAWDRKERYEDPDTPMIARLEGQADYASFDEQLQDWYYSYDEFAVTDKEREDYQKSQDDLEDWQKEVRQFEGNIYVAKIKNLGGVPMPVELEVDFEDGSVERIDAPAEIWRHGDEVVRVPFVSEKAVVSVLLDPENAYADADLSNNVFPRKIHEARFKLKSRDKSDNPMQDALSSEKDAEGDDPVSED, from the coding sequence ATGCGAATCAAACATTGTGTAATAGCTCTCGGCTTTTGCGGATTATCTCTGTCTGCATCCGCCGGGGAGAAGTTTGAGCAGTTGACTGGCGTTTTGCCTTCACCGAGCGAGGCTCGTTTAGCCTCCGGGGCTCCAGGGCCAGCCTACTGGCAGCAAGAGGCAAATTACGTGATCGAGGTCGAGTTGGACGAAACGGAGGCCATGATTCTAGGATCTGAGACGATCGAATACGTGAATCACTCTCCGCACTCGTTGAGCTATCTCTGGATCCAGTTGGACCAGAACATGTTTTCGAATCACTCCAAGGGAACTCGGAGCGACCAAGGTCCGAATTTTTCGGCTAAGTCCGGAGAACCCGCCAGTATCCGCGATTCGAGTTTCCGAACCTTCCTCTACAAGCGGGATTTCGAGGGAGGTGTACGCTTGGGTAAGGTCGCCGACAAGGACGGCACCGATTTGCCGTACACCATCGTGGAAACGAACATGAGGATCGATTTGCCGGAGTCTTTGGCTAGCGGCGACTCGATCGTTCTGAACATCGATTGGGAGTACCCGATAGTCGACGAAGCTAATGCCCGCCGAACGGGGCGGATGGAATTGGATGGGGGCGACTACGTGTACCAAATCGCTCAATGGTATCCGAGAATGTGCGCCTATTACGACGAGGTAGGCTGGCAAACCAAACCTTACCTCGCCTCCGGGGAATTTGCGCTCGAGTTTGGCAAGTTTGAAGTATCGATCACGGTGCCGGAAGATTTCGTGGTGGCCGCGACGGGTGAGCTGCAGAATCCAGAGGAAGTATTGAGCAAGAAGGAGCGTAAGCGCTTGGAGAAAGCGATGGATAGCCAGGCTCCGGTCCTGATCGTGACTGAGGAAGAGGCGGCCAAGAAGCTTGGGAGTCCAGCCAAAGGAAAAGCGACCTGGAAATTCGCTGCCGAGAGCGTACGCGATTTTGCCTTTGCTGCGTCTCGTGGCTATATTTGGGATGCAAAGGGTGTTGAAATTGGCGAAGGCAAGGCTCTCGCCATGAGTGCCTTTCCCAAGGAAGCTGAAGCCGTTTGGGGCCGTTATTCGACGGAGGCTGTAGCGCTGACCTTGGACGTGTATTCAGATCTTGTCTACGAGTATCCTTATCCGGTGGCTTGGTCCACTTGGGGTCCTGTGGGTGGCATGGAGTATCCCATGATTTCTTTCCAATCCAGTTGGGAAATCGAAGAAGATGGAACCTATACGGAGGATGTTCGAAATTATGTGATCTCGGTAATTGTGCACGAGGTTGGCCATATCTGGTTCCCGATGATCGTGAACAGCGATGAACGCCAATGGATGTGGCAAGACGAGGGCTTCAATACTTTCGTGGAAGACATTGCCACCACCCAGTTCGACGAACGACTCAAGGACTCTTACCGCAACTCGGTGAAGCGGGTCGTGGAGCGGATGGCGAAGAAGGATGATCCGATCATCATGATCTCAGCGGACAGTCTTACGAGCCGAGGCTACCAAGCATACAGCAAACCGGCTCTTGGTTTAACCTTGCTGCGAGAGTCGATCCTTGGACGGGATCTGTTTGATTTCGCTTTTCAGGAATATGCTCGCCGTTGGGCTTTCAAACGACCCACGCCGGCCGACTTTTTTAGGACCATGGAGGATGCTAGCGGCGTTGATCTCGATTGGTTTTGGAGGGCTTGGTTTTATACCAACGATCATGTCGATCTCGCGGTGGAATCGGTCGAGTCTTTTGTCTTGGACAATGGTGATCCGGAAACAAGCAAGGCATGGGATCGCAAAGAACGTTATGAAGATCCGGATACGCCGATGATTGCCCGCTTGGAAGGACAGGCTGACTACGCCTCGTTCGATGAGCAATTGCAGGATTGGTACTACTCCTATGACGAGTTCGCGGTGACGGATAAAGAGCGGGAAGACTACCAAAAGTCGCAGGATGACCTCGAGGATTGGCAAAAAGAAGTACGACAGTTCGAGGGCAATATATATGTAGCAAAAATCAAAAACCTAGGCGGCGTCCCTATGCCGGTCGAGTTGGAGGTTGATTTCGAGGATGGCTCGGTAGAACGTATCGATGCTCCTGCTGAAATCTGGCGACATGGTGACGAGGTAGTGCGTGTACCTTTTGTATCTGAAAAGGCGGTGGTTTCGGTTTTGCTAGATCCAGAAAACGCCTATGCGGATGCAGATCTTTCGAATAATGTATTTCCAAGAAAAATACACGAAGCTCGTTTTAAGCTGAAGTCACGAGACAAGTCGGATAACCCTATGCAGGACGCACTCTCTTCAGAAAAAGATGCTGAAGGCGACGATCCTGTCTCAGAAGACTAG
- the pelA gene encoding pectate lyase, with translation MRLPLPLSCLLLVLSLQSVDGQSISLERFGDSIKHWQNQNDDASYARYSIEQCREIADNILLYQRENGGWTQNTDPLRILTEDEKSQLLGKKGNLDTSLDNRNTYPQIEYLAAAYSLLGDLRYKQGAERGLSFLFASQLESGGFTHSPPRTERYLGHITFMDEVMSGTLTTLRKVSRQEAPFEWVSEEIAERASVSVEKGTQLILKLQVEVDGKPTVWAGQYDANTLQPTGARSFELPSLVSWESIPVLKYLMETDSPSPEIVAAIENAVAWFEDSALSGIRIERKPIEPIRYKYHTAHYDPVVVKDESAPPIWARFYDLSDNSPLFANRKGERVATYTDIPHERRTGYAWYVTDPIKLLKRDYPKWRQSLESKKGGN, from the coding sequence ATGAGATTACCCCTGCCCCTTAGCTGCCTACTGCTCGTCTTAAGCCTACAAAGCGTCGACGGGCAAAGCATCTCACTCGAACGTTTCGGCGACTCGATAAAGCACTGGCAAAACCAAAACGACGACGCGAGCTACGCTCGTTACTCAATAGAACAATGCCGGGAAATCGCAGATAACATCCTTCTCTATCAGCGAGAAAATGGTGGCTGGACCCAAAACACGGATCCACTCCGCATCCTGACCGAGGATGAGAAATCTCAACTGCTGGGTAAAAAGGGAAATTTGGATACATCCCTCGACAACCGGAACACCTACCCGCAAATCGAGTATTTGGCTGCCGCTTACTCTTTACTCGGCGACCTTCGTTACAAACAAGGTGCAGAGCGAGGACTCTCATTCCTTTTCGCATCCCAGTTAGAAAGCGGAGGGTTTACCCATTCACCCCCACGCACCGAGCGTTATCTCGGTCATATCACATTCATGGATGAAGTTATGTCAGGCACGCTCACGACCTTGCGTAAGGTGTCTCGCCAAGAAGCCCCTTTCGAATGGGTATCGGAAGAAATCGCAGAACGCGCTTCTGTGTCGGTGGAAAAAGGCACTCAGCTGATCCTAAAGCTCCAGGTCGAAGTAGATGGAAAGCCAACAGTATGGGCAGGCCAATACGACGCAAACACATTGCAGCCTACCGGAGCTCGTTCCTTCGAATTGCCGAGTCTTGTCTCCTGGGAAAGCATCCCAGTGCTCAAATACCTGATGGAGACGGATTCTCCTTCGCCAGAGATAGTCGCGGCAATCGAAAACGCAGTCGCTTGGTTCGAAGATTCCGCCCTCTCCGGCATCCGAATCGAAAGGAAGCCAATCGAGCCGATTCGCTACAAGTATCACACCGCCCACTACGACCCGGTTGTAGTCAAGGACGAGTCAGCACCGCCAATCTGGGCTCGCTTCTATGATTTAAGCGACAATAGCCCGCTTTTCGCTAACCGCAAAGGCGAGCGAGTTGCCACCTACACTGACATACCTCATGAACGAAGAACTGGATACGCGTGGTATGTGACTGATCCCATTAAACTACTAAAAAGGGATTACCCAAAATGGAGGCAATCCCTCGAAAGCAAAAAAGGCGGCAACTAG